Part of the Triticum urartu cultivar G1812 chromosome 2, Tu2.1, whole genome shotgun sequence genome, CACCCAGTCGACCAGCCCCTGGAAATGCTCGCCCGTCGCCGCCTCCGCCACCCATCGGTGCACGTCCTCCGCCACGTCCGCGAGCGCCATGTCGCGCAGGTCGGCGGCGCCGAACGCGCCGTAGGGGATGGTCAGCACGTTGCCGAAGTAGGGCCTCATGGCGCCGTCGGGGCACAAGCGGCCGCGCCCGTCGACGACGACGCCCATGCAGCACGAGTCCTGCCGCGGCGTCGCCGCCCTGGAGTAGAGCTGCCACAGGTGGGCCGTGAACGCCTCCAGCTTCGTGCGCCCGGGTCCCGCCGAGGCCTGCAGCGCGGCGACATCGGCGGCGGCCACGTGGTAGATGCGGTTGAAAGCTGTGGGTGGTGCCGCTGTGGCTGGCGGCGGTGGCACGAGGCTGACGGGGAGGAAGAGGCGGTCGGCGAGGGTGCCGGCGGTGCACGACGGAGGCGGGCTGCTCGGCGCGAGGAATGAACGGTTGAAGGACGGGGGCAGCGGGATGGACGTGCCCCGGGCCGCGGCGGCCCACGCGACGAGGAACATGTTGAAGGAGTAGGCGTCGCAGACACGGTGGTCGAACGTGCAGCCGACGACGGCGCCGCCGCACTTAAACTTGGTCACCTGCATGCATGAGTAGCGCCTTGTTGACTTGTTGTGAACTTTACAAAATTTCTACTATTAACTCTACTACTCTTAAATCTTAACCACTACCAATGCCTATGCCCATAACCACAATATTTTTGAGAACCACAAGGATTCGAGTAACAACTTAAGTTGGCTTGTTGGAAGCACATTTTTCGATTTGTCATAAAAAATTACATCTCTATTACATATTTATTCGGAAATTCGGTAGTACTAGCAGTCAAAGCTGCATATTAACAAGCAGTAAATATAAGTAACTAATCAATTATGAAGGAAAATATGAATAGGTACCTAATTGAGCTGTACATTCTGTTCAAGTGTGTGTATGTTCATGTTAGTGTACGCTCGGATCTAACCATGACGCAAGGCCACTAAAAATATGCAGTGTCACAGTTACAAGACAGAATTGTTTCAAAAAAAACAGTGACAAGAAGAAATTAATAATCGCTGTCATGCGGGTTTAGGTAGTAACACAAGATGCAGTTGGAGGTGGTGAGTTCGACAGGATGGAAGCAGTTGACCAGCACATGGATTTAATTGAACACTAAAGTACTCTGGGTAATAGCTTCACGTGGCGAGGTGATGCTGGCGCCAGTACGTACGAACGCTAGACGTACGTACACCAACAAGGCAACAAACACGATGCATGAAGCATGTACGTATGGCAGTGATCCGAACCTGCACGCTCATGACCCCGGACTTCTTCTTGGGCACCAGCCCCTCGACGCTCTCGTCCGGCAGGCCGAGCCGCAGCTCCCGCAGCTCGACGCCGTCCGCGGCCGCCTCGGCGAAGTCGACGCCGCGGCCGCTGCACAGCAGCTCCGGCTCCCCCGCGGCGTTGGCCACGACCTCGCCGGCGAGCGGGTAGTACGCCACCAGCACCTTGGCCAGCGCCGCCTTCAGGGTCGGCGCGGGGTGGCTACCTGTACCAGCTGCGGCGTAGCAGAAGAAGACGCTGACGTCGATGGGGGGCAGGATGAGGTCGAGGTTGGAGAGCGGCAGGCGGTGCTCCTGCAGCGGCAGCGCCGGCACCACGGTGGACGTGAACGTCACGGCCACCTCGTCGCCGCCGTGGCATTTGGCGGTGGCCTCACTCTCATCGTAGTGCACCATGATGCGAGCGCGTACGTGGTTACTCTTGTGTGAGCTGCCGAGGAGGGAGCTGTGTGCTTCCTGTGTGTGATCGATGGGGTGAACCGGCGGGCGGTTATTTATAGGAGGCTAAGGTGCATAAAGAATTATGGAGTACCAATTAAAGAGACGCTCCATTATTGCAGCTCCCTGCATGACACACATGTCAGACCTAATGTTTAGTTTAAGAAAAACCACGTCGTGTTCAACGGGAGAAATCAGACATTTTGAGAAAAATCGGCTCGTATTCTAACGAGAAATATATAATACGATTAGCAAAGTTGACCCTTGTTTATTAGTGGGAATTTTCCTCACAATACAGTGCAGATACATTCATCGATGT contains:
- the LOC125533932 gene encoding coniferyl alcohol acyltransferase-like, with product MVHYDESEATAKCHGGDEVAVTFTSTVVPALPLQEHRLPLSNLDLILPPIDVSVFFCYAAAGTGSHPAPTLKAALAKVLVAYYPLAGEVVANAAGEPELLCSGRGVDFAEAAADGVELRELRLGLPDESVEGLVPKKKSGVMSVQVTKFKCGGAVVGCTFDHRVCDAYSFNMFLVAWAAAARGTSIPLPPSFNRSFLAPSSPPPSCTAGTLADRLFLPVSLVPPPPATAAPPTAFNRIYHVAAADVAALQASAGPGRTKLEAFTAHLWQLYSRAATPRQDSCCMGVVVDGRGRLCPDGAMRPYFGNVLTIPYGAFGAADLRDMALADVAEDVHRWVAEAATGEHFQGLVDWVEAQRPEPTVARAYIGGGDDDGGEGETASCVVSSGLRLPFGEVDFGWGRPAFASYHFPWPGGAGYVMPMPSARGGGDWVVYVHAAPEVVKVMEEEPTVFRAPVSSDIFG